GATCATTAGCCATCTGGCAAACGGCTGGTTGTTAGGATTCCTTCTCGGCGTCTGTCGTGCCCGAGTTGCTAGAGAAATCGGTGGTGTTCCCGACCTCTTCGCAGAAGGTCTGAAGAATGCAGCCACGGAGGGATCAGTAAACTCGGGGTGCAGTGAGGTGCGGAGGAGCAGAGGAGAGGCATTAAAGCAGTGGAGACTTGTGCTATTGAGGCTGTGTCAAGCAGCGGATCACCAGATTACCGGATCACATGCGCACTCGGAGCCAATTGGACAATGTGTAAACAAGAATGCATACAGATTCTATCTACCTCTTCTATCTACCACCGCTGAGGCGTGTACCCCGTCTGTGCCTGCGCGTGCTGCATCGTGTTCGACGATCCCGACGCCGGCGGGTACCAGTCGCCAGCCTGGGGTGCAGTCTGAGGAGGGCCTCCGTCTACGTTGCCAAGACCGTTGAGGTACGAGCGCCAGTCCGAGTTGgtctgcggcggcgagttGGTGGGCGGCGCCGTGGGCGGGAGTGGGGAAGGCAtgcgcggcggtggcacAGGCGCGTAGCCGATGGGCGAGGGGACTCTGGGTGGCGCATTGGGGTGGAAGTTGGACTGTggctgctgctgaggcGGCGGGATGAACGCTGACATGGGCCGCTGCTGGGGAGGGGGCGACGCGTATTCGTAGTTCtgggggggaggaggctgtGGCACCTGAGGAaggctcggcggcggcggctggtggGCAGGCGGCAGAGGTTGCTGAAGGAGGGACTGCTGGTGCTGGACTACCGGGGGCTGCTGATGCTGTTGCGGCGCGGCGTAGAGCTCATCCGACGGATAATACCCGGTGGCTGGCCGGgcaggaggagcgggaggagcGGGCACTCCGGCAGGGCCTCCCTGCACTGCGGGCGTCTGCATGTGCCACGGCACATACGGGCCCGtggtcgtgctcgtcgccggcgacgtGCCAGGCAGAGAGTTGCGGTGCGGCGGCATCGGCTGGTGGTGCTGTGGTGGGGAACCGTATCCTCCGTTCGGGTACGCGCCTGGCACCTGGGGCGTGTTCGGACCCGAGGGCGCAGCTGGCTGCGCCGCAAAATGCTGCGGAGGGGCACCATGCTGGTAGCCCTGCTGCGAAATTTGCTGTGACCATGTGGCCTGTTGGCCCGGCGGCTGCGCAGGGATATaaggctgctgctggtggtggtgctggTAGCCACCAGGCTGAGGAGGTAGGGGTGGTGTAGGAAGAGGCTGCGAGAATGAACCCGGCTGGCCGGTCGGCAGTGTGTTTTGATACGCAGGACCGAACGGCGCAGGACCGAACGGCGCAggactcgtcgtcctggGGGGCTCAGGCAGCGGCTGGAAATTATTGTTGTACGCGACCGGGGGCCCAAGGTTGTGCGACAGCGATCCCGTACGCACATGGCTAGGTACCGGTAGCGGCTGCGACACTTGCGGCTGTTGCTGCGATGAGTGCGGACGCGGAGGAAGAGTTGACACGCGTCCGTTGTTGGAATGATATGGGCCAATATCGTTCGAGCTCACGGGTCGAGGATGGGAAGGagcctgctgctgctggcccGGCGGCATAAGCGCAGCCCACGgggccgccgcgccgccaccactcTCCAACGGTTGCTGCGGTGGCTGCTGGGGAagtggcggcggaggcggaggttgCGACCCGCTGTTCGACTGGGTCCTCCCGTGTCCGATCGTGGCTACCTGGTGCGTTTGGGCTCCTGGGCGCTGCTGGTGGGAGGGGCCTAAGGACATAGACCCCATCTGCGGAGCAAGCGAGTTGGCCGTCACGGGCCGGGGTCGGCCGCCCGTGCCAGGCAgctgaggaggctgaggaggcaggccgagctcggcgaaGCTGTTGGAAGCGGATGTGTTGGGCACTGGCCTGTGCGGAGGGTGCGACTGAGCGTGCGGTGGAGTCTGTTGAGGTGCGTGGTTCGGGTATCCCTGCGACAGCCGTGGCCTCTGGGGTGGGGTCTGGTGGGCCTGAGCCGGCTGCGCCTGGTAAGGCGGGATGTAGAGATTCATGCCTATGACTGACGAGCTTGGCTGGAGACCTGGCCGTCCGGGCGGTCGGATGGGGTTCTGCTCGCGTTTAGGAGGAGGGTTCTTCCTCGGAGGAGAAGCCTTGGGTCAGCGACGCATCTGCGAGTGCCACTGACATTGGAGTAGAAGGTGTGCTCCATGTACACCTCGCCGCAGtacttgtccttgccgtccttggaCTGCAGTGTCCACCAGTCTGTGTGTCAGCGCTTCACGACAACACCGACTCAccgtccacctcgcccctgaccagcacgtcgtcgaAGCTGACGGTGACCTCGCCGATGAGCTCGGGTTCCTTGATGTCGTCGGCCCAGACAGCGACCTTCATCACTTTCCCGCCCTTCTTCGGTCCCGGCTTGCGCGACTTGGACGCCATGCTCTGCGGGGTCACAACGCCAGGTTCGCCAGGCAGGGGCTTGGACGTTGTAGCGGCCATCATAtcgtcgacatcctcgTGGATGGGAAAGCGGAGTTCCTCGTCCCATTCCGGATGTTGTCCACCACTGTGCGTAAGTAGAGATCACGGAGGCAGGGCAGGGACCTCTGCGCCATGACGCCGGCGTCTTCGAGACGCGGACAGAGGCGGCTCCAACGGTAATACTTGCACAGACGTGCGTGTCGAAGCGCAGTGACACGTTATCAGCAAGGGTGGCTATCGCAAGCGCAGGTACTCTGTGTGCCTCGCTGCGTGCTAAGGAGttctcgccaccaccaaaTAATGTGTGGCGAGCGTCACGCTACCACTGTTGTGTACTCACCGCTTGATGGCCTGCGTTCTGCGCTTGATGTTACCGATCTGCACGGTGCAGAATGGGTCCTGTTTGCCAAAGCGACTCTTGTTAGGTAGGTTtttctgctgtcagcggTGTTGAGGAAAGGAGATGGGTGTGAACGTACCGCAGCGCCGactacgacgacgagggtgcCGAGAACCTTGGGCTCCATGATTGTCCAGGTCAGCTACGGCGAGGCGAGAGGCGCGACGCGATGTGCTGGAGGATCTAAAGGGGTGTTGGGCTTGAGATGTGTTGCGTAATGTAGAGCGGCAGAGTGGTACGAACTAGAAACGAACTGGGAGGATGGTGACCAGTGATGTGGGGCGGTGTCGAGTACGGTGCGACGCTGTGGTGGTACAACTGCTCGATTGAGCTCTCTCTGATGAATCCGGATGTAAAGGGAATGGCCCTTACAGCCTTTAGGCTACTGTAGGATGTGAGAGGATAGTACTTTAGTGAGAGACGAGACGAGTAGGAGCTtggggatgaggtggaTGATGAATGAAGGGATGTTGATTGATGGGCGATGGTGAACTGACGTGTTTGAGTGCATGGGAGTAGACGGCCAGACGGAAGCAGTGTAAGTAAGTGACAGGACTTCTAAAGGGACCATCAGGCGATCAGGCTGACGTCTCTCTGGTACTTGCGGTACTTTGCCAATTCAAATATTCAAATCAACCTCCTAACATAACACGTGTTATTCTTAATGACTCCCTGTACGCGACCCAACAGACACACACCCAGGGTACCCAGACTAACGCAGGTCACTGCACTGCGATCACCACGGCCACACATATCGTTACGTCGTAACATGAGGATACTGCAAAAGGGTACATAAGACAACATACTAGAGCGATGTTGCGACGTCCTCATTCAGCGGCCGACCTAAAAGCTTGAGTAACTCGGCGGATACAGCCTCGTTGGTGCTGCGCACAGTCAGGCGACACAGCTTTGCGTCCTTGTTGGGCTCCAATCGCCCCAGAATgcccaccttccccacctTGGTCATGTGCAGAACACCAGCAATGACAAGCTGCATTGTTAGCCACGCATCATGGCAGTCACTCACGTTGTTGGGGTTGTGGT
Above is a genomic segment from Cutaneotrichosporon cavernicola HIS019 DNA, chromosome: 1 containing:
- a CDS encoding uncharacterized protein (calcineurin temperature suppressor Cts1) produces the protein MEPKVLGTLVVVVGAAKNLPNKSRFGKQDPFCTVQIGNIKRRTQAIKRGGQHPEWDEELRFPIHEDVDDMMAATTSKPLPGEPGVVTPQSMASKSRKPGPKKGGKVMKVAVWADDIKEPELIGEVTVSFDDVLVRGEVDDWWTLQSKDGKDKYCGEVYMEHTFYSNASPPRKNPPPKREQNPIRPPGRPGLQPSSSVIGMNLYIPPYQAQPAQAHQTPPQRPRLSQGYPNHAPQQTPPHAQSHPPHRPVPNTSASNSFAELGLPPQPPQLPGTGGRPRPVTANSLAPQMGSMSLGPSHQQRPGAQTHQVATIGHGRTQSNSGSQPPPPPPLPQQPPQQPLESGGGAAAPWAALMPPGQQQQAPSHPRPVSSNDIGPYHSNNGRVSTLPPRPHSSQQQPQVSQPLPVPSHVRTGSLSHNLGPPVAYNNNFQPLPEPPRTTSPAPFGPAPFGPAYQNTLPTGQPGSFSQPLPTPPLPPQPGGYQHHHQQQPYIPAQPPGQQATWSQQISQQGYQHGAPPQHFAAQPAAPSGPNTPQVPGAYPNGGYGSPPQHHQPMPPHRNSLPGTSPATSTTTGPYVPWHMQTPAVQGGPAGVPAPPAPPARPATGYYPSDELYAAPQQHQQPPVVQHQQSLLQQPLPPAHQPPPPSLPQVPQPPPPQNYEYASPPPQQRPMSAFIPPPQQQPQSNFHPNAPPRVPSPIGYAPVPPPRMPSPLPPTAPPTNSPPQTNSDWRSYLNGLGNVDGGPPQTAPQAGDWYPPASGSSNTMQHAQAQTGYTPQRW